One genomic region from Prunus persica cultivar Lovell chromosome G3, Prunus_persica_NCBIv2, whole genome shotgun sequence encodes:
- the LOC18784418 gene encoding zinc finger protein CONSTANS-LIKE 2 has protein sequence MLKEESNGAAATKNWARVCDTCRSAACTVYCRADSAYLCSGCDATIHAANRVASRHERVWVCEACEQAPAAFLCKADAASLCTACDADIHSANPLARRHQRVPILPISGCLYGPQATDPGEIVVGAAAAETEDGLLSQEGDETIDEEDEDEAASWLLLNPMKNNNNNCNNNNNQSNGFFFGVEVDEYLDLVEYNSSCGDQNQFTDHHQSNQQQEQQQQHYGVPVPHKNYGGDSVVPVQMQKQSFHQLGLEYESSKAAYSYNGSLSNTVSVSSMDVGVVPDSTMSDISISHPRTPKGTIDLFSGPPIQMPSQLSPLDREARVLRYREKKKTRKFEKTIRYASRKAYAETRPRIKGRFAKRTEMEVEVDQMFSTTLMAENGYGIVPSF, from the exons atgTTGAAGGAAGAGAGCAATGGCGCTGCTGCCACCAAAAACTGGGCACGTGTTTGCGACACGTGCCGGTCCGCAGCTTGCACGGTGTATTGCCGTGCAGACTCTGCGTACCTGTGCTCTGGCTGCGACGCCACTATCCATGCTGCAAACCGCGTGGCGTCGCGCCACGAGCGCGTGTGGGTCTGCGAGGCGTGTGAGCAGGCCCCGGCGGCTTTCTTATGCAAAGCTGATGCGGCCTCGCTCTGCACTGCCTGTGACGCAGACATCCACTCTGCCAATCCGTTGGCGAGGCGCCACCAACGTGTCCCAATTCTGCCCATCTCCGGTTGCCTGTACGGACCACAGGCAACTGACCCGGGCGAGATAGTGGTGGGGGCCGCTGCAGCGGAGACAGAAGATGGGCTCTTGAGCCAGGAAGGAGATGAAACCATTGATGAGGAAGATGAGGATGAGGCAGCATCATGGTTGTTGCTCAATCCTATGaaaaacaataacaacaactgtaacaataacaataatcAGAGTAATGGGTTCTTCTTTGGAGTGGAGGTTGATGAGTACTTGGATCTTGTGGAGTACAACTCATCATGTGGTGATCAGAACCAGTTCACTGATCATCATCAGAGTAACCAGCAGcaagagcagcagcagcaacattATGGTGTGCCTGTGCCACACAAGAACTATGGAGGTGATAGTGTTGTGCCAGTTCAGATGCAGAAACAAAGCTTTCATCAGTTGGGTTTGGAGTATGAGTCTTCAAAGGCTGCCTACAGTTACAATGGTTCTCTTAGTAACACT GTCTCTGTTTCGTCCATGGATGTTGGTGTTGTGCCAGACTCAACAATGAGTGATATCTCAATCTCACACCCAAGAACTCCTAAAGGGACAATTGACCTTTTCAGTGGACCTCCCATTCAGATGCCATCCCAACTAAGTCCATTAGACAGGGAGGCCAGGGTCCTAAGAtacagagagaagaagaagacaaggaAGTTTGAGAAAACAATTAGGTATGCCTCAAGGAAGGCCTATGCAGAGACCAGACCCCGGATCAAGGGCCGGTTTGCAAAGAGAACAGAAATGGAAGTTGAAGTGGACCAGATGTTCTCCACAACACTGATGGCAGAAAATGGATATGGCATTGTTCCATCATTCTAA